The genomic interval GGCACCCCGCACAGCGCCGTCCTCGACAACCTCCGCGCCCTGCCCGCCCAGTTGGCGCGCGTGCAGCCCGCCGCGGTCTCGGTGAGCGCGCTGACCCTGGCGCTGCTCTTCATCTGGCCGCGCATCCCGGGCCGGGCCGGCCAACTCCTGCACAGGATCCCGGCCGCGCTCGTGGCCGTCGCCGGAGCCACCACCGCCGCCTCCCTCGCCGGGCTGGCCGTGCCGAAGGTCGACCTGCCGTCCTGGAGCAGCCATGCCCTGGCCGGACTGCCCGAGGGTCCCGTGCTGGGGCTCACCGCCGCCGTGCTCACCACCACGCTGGTGTGCAGCGTGCAGTCGCTGCTGGGTGCGGTGGCCGTCGACAAGCTGGCGTCGGGACGACCCGACCTGATCGCCGCGAGCCCGGATCCCGGTCGCCGTACCCGGGTCGGCCGCTCCGACCTGGACCGTGAGCTGCTCGGACAGGGAGCCGCCAACATCGTCTCCGGCGCCCTGGGCGGACTGCCCGTCGCCGGTGTGGCGGTGCGCAGTTCGGCGAACGTCCAGGCGGGTGCCGTCAGCCGGAACTCCACGATGCTGCACGGCGTTCTCGTAGTGATCGCCGCGCTGCTGATGGTCCCGGTCCTCGAGTTCATCCCGCTCGCCTCGCTCGCCGCCCTGGTGATGGCCGTCGGCATCCAGATGGTGTCCCTGCACCACATCCGCACGGTGACCCGCCACCGAGAGGTCCTGGTCTACGCCGTCACCACCCTCGGCGTGGTCGTGTTCGGCGTCCTGCAGGGCGTGACGCTGGGGATCGCCGTCGCCGTCGCCGTCTCCCTGCACCGCCTCACCCGCACCCGGATCACCCACTGCGAGAGGGAAGGAGTCCATCATGTCCACGTACGCGGGCAGTTGACGTTCCTCGCGGTGCCCCGGCTGAGCCGGGCCCTGCACCTCGTCCCCCAGGGGGCCGACGCCGTCGTGGAGCTGGACGGGTCGTTCATGGACCACGCGGCCTACGAAGCGCTGCAGGACTGGCAGAAGACGCACACCGCGCAGGGCGGTTCCGTCGAGCTGACCGGACGCAGACCTGGGACGCGCATCGCCGAGCCCGACTCCGCCCACTGCCGCTGCCGCCCCTGGACGGCCTGGCGCAACCACCAGTGCGAGCGCCCGCACACCGCGCAGGCCGCCGGACAGCCCGGTGCGTCCGGCGAGCCCTGTACCGCGCAGGCTCCGGGCGCGCCCCGCGAGTCGAGCGGGCAGGAACTGGCGCGTGGCATCAGCGCGTTCCAGCGCAACACCGCGCCGATCGTGCGCGGTGAGCTGGCCCGGCTGGCGCGCGAGGGCCAGCAGCCCGACCAGCTCTTCCTCACCTGCGCCGACTCACGGCTGGTCACCTCGATGATCACCTCCAGTGGTCCGGGCGACCTGTTCGTGGTGCGCAACGTGGGCAACCTCGTCCCCCTGCCCGGTGAGGAGAGCGGGGACGACTCGGTGGCGGCCGCCATCGAGTACGCGGTGGACGTGCTGAAGGTGCGCTCCATCACGGTGTGCGGGCACTCCGGCTGCGGGGCCATGCAGGCGCTGCTCAACTCCGAACCGGGCGGCGCCCGTACCCCGTTGAAGCGGTGGCTGCGACACGGACTGCCCAGTCTGGAGCGGATGGCCGACGGCAGCGGGCCCTCCGCCGGGCTTGCCGGGCGGGCGCCCGCCGACGCGGTGGAACAGCTCTGTCTGACCAATGTGGTGCAGCAGTTGGAGCATCTGCGGGCGCACGAGCCGGTGGCCCGGGCGCTGCGGGAGGGAGAGTTGGAGCTGCACGGGATGTACTTCCATGTGGCCGAGGCGCAGTCGTATCTGCTCACCGAAGCGTCCGGCGCGGAGGTGTTCGACCTCGTGAGGGATGCGGAGGGCCTGCCCAGCCCTGCGTAGCCGGGGCCCGCCCCTGGGCGCGCGGAGACACCGGCGCGCCCACACCGCCTGCTCAGTGGAGACCGGACGTCTCCGCCGGGCGGGGCTCCGGGGCTGGGATCGGATTGCACGGGGCGACCTCGCCGCGGAAGAAGCCGTAGCCGGTGACCGGCTGGAAACTCCCGTCGGGCCGGCGCTGCCTCAGGTTTTCGAGGACCAGGGAGTCCCCGCGCCGCAGGTCGAAGATCCAGCTGGGGCCCTCGCTCGGATCGGAGCGGCCCGAGACCTCCTTCCCCCGTGGCTCGGTGCACTCGTAACCGTTCGGCACCTTGTCCACGACCACGTGGATGCCGTGCTTCTCGAGCCGTTCGACGAGTCCGTCCGGCAGGGTGCCGCCGAGGCCGAAGTCGTTCATGGTGACCGTCACACTCCCGTCCGAGTGCGACACCACCGCGTAGGCGGGGCTCTGGGCGGGGGAGCCCGGCATCAGCACCCACGCGCCCGCGACAGCGGCGCAGGCCAGGGCGACGAGGCCGAGCCTCGGCGTGGTGAGGGCCGGGAGACGGCGGCGCCGCCCGGGCGGCGGCGCCGCGTCCGCCGCAGGGGCGTCCGCGCGCAGGTCGATCTCGCGGTGCAGTTCCGCCAGCAGCCGGTCCTCGAATGTCGTCCTGGTGGTCATGCCTCTCCCCCGGTTCCGCCGGTGACGTATGACAGGGATGTGCCGAGCGGCCCGTCGGTGGGCTCACCCGCCGCCCCGCGCAGCGACTTGCGCGCCCGGTGTAGCCGTACCCGGGCCGTGACCTGGGTGATGCCCAGTGCGGCGGCGGCCTCGGAAACCGTCAGCTGGTCGACCGCGACCAGTTCCAGGACGGCCCTCTCCCCCGCGGGGAGCCGTTCCAGCGCGGCCAGGGCGCGGCGGCCCGGGCTCTGCGCGTCGAGCTTGTCCTCCAGGCGAGCGATGTCGTCGGGCTCCAGCAGCCGCCGGCCCGAGATGCGCCGGTCGCGGTCGGTCTCGCGGGCCACCCGTCGGCGCTCCCCGGCGACCACGTTGCGCGCGACGCCGTACAGCCATGCCCTCTCGCTGCCCCGGGACGGGCGGTAGGTGTGGGCGGAGTCCAGGACCGCCAGGAAGATCTCGGCCGTCAGGTCGGCGACCGTGTGGGGATCCGCGACACGCCGGGCCACGAAAGACGTCATCGCGTCCACATGGCGCCGGTAGAACTCCTCGAAGAGCTGTGGGTCGCGGGCCGCGGCCCGCGGTCCGCCCCGTATCCCGTCCACTCGGGCTCCCTTCTCGTCGAGCGCCGGTGCTCGACGGCGCTTCACCCGTACTTGGGCGGGAGTGTGAAAGGCGTTACACGTGGTGAACTCCGCCTGGTCGGCGTCCGTGGGTACGGATGGGCCGGGCCGCCGGACTCGACGAATCCACAGGTCTAAACCAATTTTCGGTCGGCCCTTGTCATCGCACCCCCGGTCTGATGAGCTGTGGCCCGGGACACAACGGACACCCTGGGAAAGGCAGATGCCGTGAGCAACGAAAGCCTGGCCAACCTGCTCAAGGAAGAGCGCAGGTTCGCACCCCCCGCCGACATGGCCGCCAACGCCAACGTCACGGCGGAGGCGTATGAGGAGGCCAAGGCTGACCGGCTGGGTTTCTGGGCCGCGCAGGCCCGCCGGCTGAGCTGGGCCAAGGAGCCGACCGAGACCCTGGACTGGTCGAACCCGCCGTTCGCCAAGTGGTTCCAGGACGGCGAGCTCAATGTGGCGTACAACTGCGTCGACCGGCATGTCGAGGCGGGGCACGGCGACCGGGTCGCCATCCACTTCGAGGGCGAGCCGGGCGACAGCCGCGCGATCACCTACGCCGAGCTCAAGGACGAGGTCTCCAAGGCCGCGAACGCCCTGCTGGAACTGGGGGTCCGCAAGGGCGACCGGGTCGCCGTCTACATGCCGATGATCCCCGAGACGGCCGTCGCGATGCTCGCGTGCGCGCGGATCGGCGCGGCCCACTCCGTGGTCTTCGGCGGGTTCTCGGCGGACGCCCTCGCCACCCGTATCCAGGACGCCGACGCCAAGGTCGTCATCACCTCCGACGGCGGCTACCGGCGCGGCAAGCCGTCCGCGCTCAAGCCGGCCGTCGACGAGGCGGTCGGCAAGGCCGGCAACGTCGAGCACGTGCTGGTCGTCCGCCGGACCGGCCAGGAGGTCGCCTGGAACGACAGCCTGGACGTGTGGTGGCACGAGATCGTCGAGCGGCAGTCCGCCGAGCACGCCCCCGAGGCGTTCGACGCCGAGCAGCCGCTGTTCATCCTCTACACGTCCGGTACGACGGGTAAGCCCAAGGGCATCCTGCACACCTCCGGCGGCTACCTCACCCAGGCCGCGTACACCCACCACGCCGTCTTCGACCTCAAGCCGGAGACCGACGTCTACTGGTGCACGGCCGACGTCGGCTGGGTGACCGGGCACTCGTACATCGTCTACGGCCCGCTCGCCAACGGCGCCACCCAGGTCATGTACGAGGGCACGCCGGACACCCCGCACCAGGGCCGTTTCTGGGAGATCGTCCAGAAGTACGGGGTGACGATCCTGTACACGGCGCCGACCGCGATCCGTACGTTCATGAAGTGGGGCGACGACATCCCCGCGAAGTTCGACCTGTCCAGCCTGCGGGTGCTCGGCTCGGTCGGTGAGCCGATCAACCCCGAGGCGTGGATCTGGTACCGCAAGCACATCGGCGCCGACCGGACCCCGATCGTGGACACCTGGTGGCAGACCGAGACCGGCGCGATGATGATCTCCCCGCTGCCGGGGGTGACCGCGACCAAGCCCGGTTCCGCGCAGACGCCGCTGCCCGGTATCTCGGCCACCGTCGTCGACGACGAGGCGAACGAGGTCCCGAACGGCGGAGGCGGCTACCTCGTCCTCACCGAGCCGTGGCCGTCGATGCTTCGCACCATCTGGGGCGACGACCAGCGCTTCCTGGACACCTACTGGTCCCGCTTCGAGGGCAAGTACTTCGCCGGTGACGGCGCGAAGAAGGACGACGACGGCGACATCTGGCTGCTGGGCCGCGTCGACGACGTCATGCTGGTCTCCGGCCACAACATCTCCACCACCGAGGTGGAATCCGCGCTCGTCTCCCACCCCTCGGTCGCCGAAGCGGCCGTCGTCGGTGCCGCGGACGAGACGACCGGACAGGCCATCGTCGCCTTCGTGATCCTGCGCGGCACGGCGAACGCCGAGGACGAGGGCCTCGTCGCCGACCTGCGCAACCACGTGGGCGACACCCTCGGTCCGATCGCCAAGCCGCAGCGGATCCTGCCGGTGGCCGAGCTGCCGAAGACCCGCTCCGGCAAGATCATGCGCCGTCTGCTGCGGGACGTGGCCGAGAACCGGCAGCTCGGTGACGTCACCACGCTGACGGACTCCACGGTCATGGACCTCATCCAGGCCAAGCTGCCGGCCGCGCCCAGCGAGGACTGAGCGGCTTCTTGAACAAGGGGGCGCCGGGCGCGAGAGCGCGCCGGGCGCCCCTTTTAGGTAAACTAAACAAAACAGCGTGACCCTCAAGGTGTGCCGGGAAGTCTGGTCGGCGAGTAGCCCAGTCCTGCCCACCGACCGGAGGTCCCCCTGATGCCCGCGCCCACCCGTAAGGTCCTCGGACGTCTCTCCCTTCCCGAGCGGACCTTCGTCGCGGACGCGCTGCGCACCGAGACGGTCGGCGGTGTGCTGCTGCTCATCGCCGCGGTCGCCGCGCTGGTCTGGGCGAACGTCCCCGCCCTGCACGGCAGTTACGAGAGCGCCAGCGACTACCACCTGGGCCCCGCGGCCCTCGGACTCGACCTGTCGATCGAACACTGGGCCGCCGACGGACTCCTCGCGATCTTCTTCTTCGTGGCCGGCATCGAGCTCAAGCGCGAGCTCGTCGCCGGTGACCTGAAGGACCCCAGGGCGGCCGCGCTGCCCGTGGTCGCGGCCCTGTGCGGCATGGCCGTACCGGCACTCGTCTACACGCTCACCAACCTCACCGGCGGCGGCTCCCTGTCCGGCTGGGCCGTGCCCACCGCCACCGACATCGCCTTCGCGCTCGCCGTGCTCGCCGTCATCGGCACCTGGCTGCCGAGCGCGCTGCGCGCCTTCCTGCTCACCCTCGCCGTCGTCGACGACCTCTTCGCGATCCTGATCATCGCGGTCTTCTTCACCTCCGACATCGACTTCGTGGCACTCGGCGGCGCCGTCGTGGGCCTCGCGGTCTTCTGGGTGCTCCTGCGCAAGGGCGTGCGCGGGTGGTACGTGTACATCCCGCTCGCGCTGGTGATCTGGGCGCTGATGTACAACAGCGGCATCCACGCCACGATCGCGGGCGTCGCGATGGGTCTGATGCTGCGCTGCACCAGACAGGAGGACGAGAAGCTCTCCCCGGGCGAGCGCATCGAGCACCGCGTACGGCCGCTCTCGGCCGGCCTGGCCGTCCCACTGTTCGCCCTCTTCAGCGCGGGTGTCTCCGTCTCCGGCGGCGCGCTCGGCGATGTGTTCACCCAGCCGGAGACGCTCGGCGTGGTCCTCGGGCTGGTGGTCGGCAAGGCGCTCGGAATCTTCGGCGGGACCTGGCTCACGGCCCGCTTCACCCGGGCCTCGCTCAGCGACGACCTCGAGTGGGCCGACGTGTTCGCGGTGGCGACCCTGGCGGGCATCGGCTTCACCGTGTCCCTGCTCATCGGGGAGCTCGCCTTCGACGGCGACGCGACGCTGACCGACGAGGTCAAGGCCGCCGTACTCCTCGGCTCGCTCATCGCGGCCACCCTCGCGACCGTGCTGCTGAAGCTGCGCAACGCCAAGTACCGCAGGCTGTACGAGGCCGAGGAGCGCGACGACGACCAGGACGGCATCCCGGACGTGTACGAGGAGGACGACCCGGCCTACCACCTGCGGATGGCGGCCATTTACGAGCGCAAGGCGGCCGAGCACCGCCGGATCGCCGAGCTCAAGACCGCCGAGCGGCTTGCCGAAGTGACGGGCGGGGCAGGCGAGGAGGACCACCGTCGGGCATGATCTGACGGGACGGTACAAAAGACACGACCCATACACAGTCACGGCCCATACAGAGTCAGTGAAGAGGGAGACCGCGATGAGCGCACCCGACGGCAGCCCGGTCGGCGCCGAACGCAGCATCGGCCAGCTGTTCGCCTCGGCGACGACCGAGATGTCGGCACTGGTGCACGACGAGATCGCGCTGGCGAAGGCGCAGCTCAAGCAGGACGTCAAGAAGGGCGCGATGAGCGGCGGCGCGTTCAGCGTGGCCGGCGGGGTCCTGCTGTTCTCCCTGCCGATGCTCAACTTCGCCCTGGCGTACGGCATCCGGACCTGGAGCGACTGGAACCTCGCGGTCTGCTTCCTGCTGTCCTTCGCCGCCAACGTCCTCGTCGCGCTGGTCCTCGCGCTGATCGGTGTCGTCTTCGCGAAGAAGGCGCAGAAGAGCAAGGGCCCGCAGAAGGTCGCCGCGTCGATGAAGGAGACGGCGGGCGTGCTCCAGAACGCCAAGCCCCACCCGCGTGCCGACAGCGACACCAAGGTCCTGGAGGAGCGGGTCCGTAACGCGAAGGCCATCGAGGCTGTGGCACGCTCGTCGTCATGACCGATCCCGCCGCTTCTTCGGCGCAGCAGCCCGCCTCCCTCGTACGGCCCGACGGTCCCTGGACGCACCGGGACGTGGCGGCCAACGGCGCGCGCTTCCACATCGCCGAACTGGGCGACGGACCGCTCGTGATGTTCCTGCACGGCTTCCCCCAGTTCTGGTGGACCTGGCGCCACCAGCTGGAGGCGCTCGCCGACGCCGGCTTCCGGGCCGTGGCCATGGATCTGCGCGGCGTCGGCGGCAGCGACCGCACCCCGCGCGGCTACGACCCCGCCAACCTCGCCCTCGACGTCACCGGCGTGATCCGCTCCCTCGGCGAGCCGGACGCCGCGCTGGTCGGCCACGACCTGGGCGGCTATCTGGCGTGGACGGCGGCCGCGATGCGCCCCAAGCTCGTACGACGGCTCGCGGTCGCCTCGATGCCGCATCCCCGGCGCTGGCGCTCGGCGATGCTCTCGGACGTCAAGCAGACGCGGGCCGGCTCCTACATCTGGGGGTTCCAGCGGCCCTGGGTCCCCGAGCGGCGGCTGACCGCGGACGACGGCGCCCTGGTCGCCGAGCTGATCCGGGACTGGTCCGGCCCGCGGCTGCCGGACGACAAGGCGGTGGAGACGTACCGCGCGGCGATGTGCATCCCCTCGACGGCGCACTGCTCGGTCGAGCCGTACCGCTGGATGGTGCGGTCGATGGCCCGCCCCGACGGGATCCAGTTCAACCGGCGCATGAAGCGGCCTGTCCGTGTGCCGACCCTGCATCTGCACGGCTCGCTCGACCCGGTGATGCGGACGCGCAGTGCGGCCGGGTCCGGGGAGTACGTCGAAGCGCCGTACCGCTGGCGGCTGTTCGACGGTCTGGGGCACTTCCCGCACGAGGAGGATCCGGTCGCCTTCTCGACAGAACTGATCAATTGGCTGAAGGATCCCGAACCCGATCGGTGACCGACGCGTCGCGCCCGGTATCCGGACCTGAACACCTGTCCTACGAACGGCCACTTGCCCGGCGCATAGGCCAATTGGGGGGCGTGGGGGCGGTTATCGACCTTGGGGCAGGGGCACACGTCCGGGTATGGGCTGGACGCACGACTACGGTGACGTGGCACGCAATCGACGCTCGGGCGCTGCCCTGAGCTCCCACCATCAGGGCGGTGCCCCGCAACTGCCGGGGGGCACGGATCTGAGGGTGGGCATCCCGCGCATCCTGCGCCGCCGGGCCCGCTGGGTCTCGGTACGCCTGCGTCACCCCCGGGGCTGACGCACCCGTCGTCCAACCCCTCTCACAGCGCGCAGCTGTCGCTGTCCACCTGCTGGTTCGCGGTGCGCCCCTTGACGATGTCCTGCTGGATCTCGTCCGCGGTGAGCGCGTACCCGGTGTCGGGGTCGTCGAGCGACTTCGCGAAGACCACGCCGTAGACCCTGCCCTGCGGGGTCAGCAGCGGACCGCCGGAGTTGCCCTGGCGGACGGTCGCGAAGAGGGAGTAGACGTCGCGGTTGACGGTGCCGCGGTGGTAGATGTCCGGTCCGTGGGCGTCGATGCGCCCGCGCACGCGCGCGGAGCGGACGTCGTACGAGCCGTTCTCCGGGAAGCCCGCGACGATCGCGCTGTCCCCGCTGGCGGCGTCCTCGGACGTGAACTTCAGCGCGGGCGCGTCCAGATCGGGCACGTCCAGGACGGCGATGTCACGCTGCCAGTCGTACAGGACGACCGTGGCGTCGTACTTCCTGCCCTCGCCGCCTATCTGGACCGTGGGCTCGTCGACGCCGCCGACGACATGGGCGTTGGTCATGACACGGCGGTCGCCGAAGACGAAGCCGGTGCCCTCCAGGACCTTGCCGCAGCTCTGCGCGGTGCCCATGACCTTGACGATGGAGCGCTGGGCGCGGGTGGCGACGGCGCTGTGCACGAGCTTGGGGTCGGGCGGCTGGACCTCCTTGATGGGCTCGTTGGAGAACGGGCTGAAGACCTGCGGGAAGCCGTTGTCCGCGAGGACCGAGGTGAAGTCCTTGAACCAGGTGTCCGCGTCGGAGGGCAGCACCTCCTGGACGCCGAGGAGCACCTTGGAGCCACGCACCTCCTTGCCGACCGTGGACATCGTGGTCTGCGCGAGCATGGCACCGATCAGCCAGGCCACCAGGAGCATCGCCACGACGTTCACGAGGGCGCCGCCGGTGGCGTCGACGGCTCGCGCGGGCGACCAGGTGATGTACCGGCGCAGCTTGTTGCCGAGGTGAGTGGTCAGGGCCTGGCCGACGGAGGCGCAGACGATCACGATGACGACGCCGACGACGGCGGCGACCGTGCCAACCTCGGCGTGATCGGTCAGCGCGTCCCAGATGACGGGAAGGGTGTAGACGGCGACGAGACCGCCGCCCAGGAATCCGATCACCGACAGGATGCCTACGACGAAGCCCTGGCGGTAGCCGA from Streptomyces sp. CC0208 carries:
- a CDS encoding bifunctional SulP family inorganic anion transporter/carbonic anhydrase, with amino-acid sequence MSASVPTRATDPSDSHHTRRIHPSHSPPPTPPRRFRVAGADVSASIAVFLIALPLSLGIALATGAPLQAGLVAAAVGGIVAGRLGGCPLQVSGPAAGLTVVTADLIHRYGWRTTCAITVLAGVVQLGLGCLRVARTALAVSPAIVHGMLAGIGVTIAVAQLHIVLGGTPHSAVLDNLRALPAQLARVQPAAVSVSALTLALLFIWPRIPGRAGQLLHRIPAALVAVAGATTAASLAGLAVPKVDLPSWSSHALAGLPEGPVLGLTAAVLTTTLVCSVQSLLGAVAVDKLASGRPDLIAASPDPGRRTRVGRSDLDRELLGQGAANIVSGALGGLPVAGVAVRSSANVQAGAVSRNSTMLHGVLVVIAALLMVPVLEFIPLASLAALVMAVGIQMVSLHHIRTVTRHREVLVYAVTTLGVVVFGVLQGVTLGIAVAVAVSLHRLTRTRITHCEREGVHHVHVRGQLTFLAVPRLSRALHLVPQGADAVVELDGSFMDHAAYEALQDWQKTHTAQGGSVELTGRRPGTRIAEPDSAHCRCRPWTAWRNHQCERPHTAQAAGQPGASGEPCTAQAPGAPRESSGQELARGISAFQRNTAPIVRGELARLAREGQQPDQLFLTCADSRLVTSMITSSGPGDLFVVRNVGNLVPLPGEESGDDSVAAAIEYAVDVLKVRSITVCGHSGCGAMQALLNSEPGGARTPLKRWLRHGLPSLERMADGSGPSAGLAGRAPADAVEQLCLTNVVQQLEHLRAHEPVARALREGELELHGMYFHVAEAQSYLLTEASGAEVFDLVRDAEGLPSPA
- a CDS encoding RNA polymerase sigma factor encodes the protein MDGIRGGPRAAARDPQLFEEFYRRHVDAMTSFVARRVADPHTVADLTAEIFLAVLDSAHTYRPSRGSERAWLYGVARNVVAGERRRVARETDRDRRISGRRLLEPDDIARLEDKLDAQSPGRRALAALERLPAGERAVLELVAVDQLTVSEAAAALGITQVTARVRLHRARKSLRGAAGEPTDGPLGTSLSYVTGGTGGEA
- the acs gene encoding acetate--CoA ligase: MSNESLANLLKEERRFAPPADMAANANVTAEAYEEAKADRLGFWAAQARRLSWAKEPTETLDWSNPPFAKWFQDGELNVAYNCVDRHVEAGHGDRVAIHFEGEPGDSRAITYAELKDEVSKAANALLELGVRKGDRVAVYMPMIPETAVAMLACARIGAAHSVVFGGFSADALATRIQDADAKVVITSDGGYRRGKPSALKPAVDEAVGKAGNVEHVLVVRRTGQEVAWNDSLDVWWHEIVERQSAEHAPEAFDAEQPLFILYTSGTTGKPKGILHTSGGYLTQAAYTHHAVFDLKPETDVYWCTADVGWVTGHSYIVYGPLANGATQVMYEGTPDTPHQGRFWEIVQKYGVTILYTAPTAIRTFMKWGDDIPAKFDLSSLRVLGSVGEPINPEAWIWYRKHIGADRTPIVDTWWQTETGAMMISPLPGVTATKPGSAQTPLPGISATVVDDEANEVPNGGGGYLVLTEPWPSMLRTIWGDDQRFLDTYWSRFEGKYFAGDGAKKDDDGDIWLLGRVDDVMLVSGHNISTTEVESALVSHPSVAEAAVVGAADETTGQAIVAFVILRGTANAEDEGLVADLRNHVGDTLGPIAKPQRILPVAELPKTRSGKIMRRLLRDVAENRQLGDVTTLTDSTVMDLIQAKLPAAPSED
- the nhaA gene encoding Na+/H+ antiporter NhaA is translated as MPAPTRKVLGRLSLPERTFVADALRTETVGGVLLLIAAVAALVWANVPALHGSYESASDYHLGPAALGLDLSIEHWAADGLLAIFFFVAGIELKRELVAGDLKDPRAAALPVVAALCGMAVPALVYTLTNLTGGGSLSGWAVPTATDIAFALAVLAVIGTWLPSALRAFLLTLAVVDDLFAILIIAVFFTSDIDFVALGGAVVGLAVFWVLLRKGVRGWYVYIPLALVIWALMYNSGIHATIAGVAMGLMLRCTRQEDEKLSPGERIEHRVRPLSAGLAVPLFALFSAGVSVSGGALGDVFTQPETLGVVLGLVVGKALGIFGGTWLTARFTRASLSDDLEWADVFAVATLAGIGFTVSLLIGELAFDGDATLTDEVKAAVLLGSLIAATLATVLLKLRNAKYRRLYEAEERDDDQDGIPDVYEEDDPAYHLRMAAIYERKAAEHRRIAELKTAERLAEVTGGAGEEDHRRA
- a CDS encoding phage holin family protein produces the protein MSAPDGSPVGAERSIGQLFASATTEMSALVHDEIALAKAQLKQDVKKGAMSGGAFSVAGGVLLFSLPMLNFALAYGIRTWSDWNLAVCFLLSFAANVLVALVLALIGVVFAKKAQKSKGPQKVAASMKETAGVLQNAKPHPRADSDTKVLEERVRNAKAIEAVARSSS
- a CDS encoding alpha/beta hydrolase; this encodes MTDPAASSAQQPASLVRPDGPWTHRDVAANGARFHIAELGDGPLVMFLHGFPQFWWTWRHQLEALADAGFRAVAMDLRGVGGSDRTPRGYDPANLALDVTGVIRSLGEPDAALVGHDLGGYLAWTAAAMRPKLVRRLAVASMPHPRRWRSAMLSDVKQTRAGSYIWGFQRPWVPERRLTADDGALVAELIRDWSGPRLPDDKAVETYRAAMCIPSTAHCSVEPYRWMVRSMARPDGIQFNRRMKRPVRVPTLHLHGSLDPVMRTRSAAGSGEYVEAPYRWRLFDGLGHFPHEEDPVAFSTELINWLKDPEPDR
- a CDS encoding MarP family serine protease, giving the protein MNVLDILLLVAAVWFAIVGYRQGFVVGILSVIGFLGGGLVAVYTLPVIWDALTDHAEVGTVAAVVGVVIVIVCASVGQALTTHLGNKLRRYITWSPARAVDATGGALVNVVAMLLVAWLIGAMLAQTTMSTVGKEVRGSKVLLGVQEVLPSDADTWFKDFTSVLADNGFPQVFSPFSNEPIKEVQPPDPKLVHSAVATRAQRSIVKVMGTAQSCGKVLEGTGFVFGDRRVMTNAHVVGGVDEPTVQIGGEGRKYDATVVLYDWQRDIAVLDVPDLDAPALKFTSEDAASGDSAIVAGFPENGSYDVRSARVRGRIDAHGPDIYHRGTVNRDVYSLFATVRQGNSGGPLLTPQGRVYGVVFAKSLDDPDTGYALTADEIQQDIVKGRTANQQVDSDSCAL